A single region of the Gracilibacillus caseinilyticus genome encodes:
- a CDS encoding polysaccharide biosynthesis protein codes for MFKDQTILITGGTGSWGYELVRQLILFEPKEIRIYSRNESSQFTMQQEFDNHPLLKFVIGDIREKEAITEACQDVDYLFHLAALKHVPVCEYQPLEALKTNVHGTQNVIDAAIECGIKKVLYISTDKAANPFNFYGLSKAMGERLIIHANTLNSDTQFVCIRGGNVLGTNGSVIHVLKKHMKEKGKIGITDLNMTRFFLTIEDAIRLVFKATSESIGGEIFVMKMPACKIMDIAQVLIDASGRKDIAIEVIGTRPGEKIHELLLSDNESQTAITYDEEYFVILPFIHIDGLQEHYKNYPPTELANYNSSKDLMSKTEIHAMLAKGRFI; via the coding sequence ATGTTTAAAGATCAAACGATACTGATTACAGGCGGTACCGGTTCATGGGGATATGAATTGGTACGTCAGCTTATTTTATTCGAACCGAAAGAAATCCGGATCTATTCTCGAAATGAATCCAGCCAATTTACGATGCAACAAGAATTCGACAATCACCCACTCCTGAAATTTGTCATAGGAGATATCAGGGAAAAAGAAGCAATAACCGAAGCGTGCCAGGATGTCGATTACCTCTTCCACCTAGCGGCACTGAAACACGTACCGGTCTGTGAATATCAACCACTCGAAGCATTAAAAACAAATGTTCACGGTACACAGAACGTCATTGACGCTGCAATCGAGTGTGGTATTAAAAAAGTGTTATATATTTCTACAGATAAGGCCGCAAATCCTTTCAATTTCTATGGATTGTCAAAAGCAATGGGAGAACGACTTATCATTCATGCCAACACCTTAAACAGCGATACCCAATTTGTCTGTATTCGTGGTGGCAATGTGCTCGGAACTAACGGCAGTGTCATTCATGTTTTGAAAAAGCACATGAAAGAAAAAGGAAAAATCGGTATTACAGACCTAAATATGACTCGATTTTTCTTAACTATTGAAGATGCGATTCGACTTGTTTTTAAAGCCACTTCAGAAAGTATCGGTGGTGAAATATTTGTGATGAAAATGCCAGCTTGTAAAATCATGGACATTGCCCAAGTATTAATAGACGCCTCGGGCAGGAAAGATATTGCTATTGAAGTAATCGGAACGAGACCTGGTGAAAAAATCCACGAATTATTATTATCCGATAACGAAAGTCAAACAGCCATCACCTATGATGAAGAATATTTTGTTATTTTACCATTCATCCACATTGATGGTTTACAAGAGCATTATAAAAATTATCCACCTACTGAGCTTGCAAACTATAATTCCAGCAAAGATTTAATGTCAAAAACAGAGATTCATGCAATGCTCGCAAAAGGGAGGTTCATCTAA
- a CDS encoding dTDP-4-dehydrorhamnose reductase family protein, which translates to MKLLVLGGHGMAGHVITNYFKQKDNFQVFYTSRNKTDKDSIYLDVTNLTRLEEIIDIIKPDFIINCIGVLIKYAQKNPEMAYQINSILPYQITKLADRYQSKLIHLSTDCVFSGKQGNYTEDDEADGTTIYAQSKKLGEIKEDHHLTIRTSIIGPEMKDDGQGLFLWFMKQQGQIKGFEKVLWNGITTLELAKAIDVMIEEQVTGLVHIGAKQKVSKYTLLKLIQDIFDKHDVDIIADDENTLDRTVQSNRNDFSYDVPSYENMLLEMKEWMEQYKSLYERL; encoded by the coding sequence ATGAAGCTGCTAGTTCTTGGCGGACATGGTATGGCAGGTCATGTCATTACAAATTATTTTAAGCAGAAAGATAACTTTCAGGTTTTTTATACGTCGAGAAATAAGACAGATAAAGATAGCATCTATCTAGACGTGACGAACTTGACAAGACTAGAAGAAATAATCGATATCATCAAACCTGATTTTATCATTAACTGTATCGGTGTTCTAATCAAATATGCACAGAAGAATCCAGAAATGGCTTATCAAATTAATAGCATCCTTCCATATCAAATCACCAAATTAGCGGATAGATACCAGAGCAAACTGATTCACCTCAGTACAGATTGTGTGTTCTCCGGAAAACAAGGCAATTACACAGAAGATGATGAAGCAGATGGCACTACGATATATGCGCAATCCAAAAAACTGGGCGAAATAAAGGAAGATCACCATTTGACCATTCGCACATCCATCATTGGCCCTGAAATGAAAGACGATGGCCAAGGATTATTTCTCTGGTTTATGAAACAGCAGGGTCAAATTAAAGGATTTGAGAAAGTGCTATGGAACGGTATAACTACTTTAGAATTGGCAAAAGCGATAGACGTAATGATAGAAGAGCAAGTGACTGGATTAGTTCATATCGGCGCCAAACAAAAAGTATCAAAATACACATTATTAAAATTGATCCAGGACATTTTTGATAAACATGACGTAGATATTATAGCTGATGACGAAAACACGTTGGATCGTACTGTTCAAAGTAACCGAAACGATTTCAGCTATGACGTACCATCCTACGAAAACATGCTTCTAGAGATGAAGGAATGGATGGAGCAATACAAATCGCTATATGAACGCCTATAA
- a CDS encoding glycosyltransferase, with the protein MNPKVTIVMPFYNCSYVDQAIESALAQTYDNVEIIVVDDGSTSYTEKIKPYMNQLTYIRKENGGTATALNRGIQEATGDYLVWLSSDDVFYPEKVAKQMTFTQDNKALISFTNFDIIDNENNVTMKWGGYRLKDDAEFYKRFLLTNIVNGCTVMIKKDLFDQFGLFKPEYRYTQDYEMWYRLIVKGYKFHYLDEVLTNFRRHEESGTNKHLPELYKEMHKIEQIYRPQLLKLFNIK; encoded by the coding sequence ATGAACCCTAAAGTAACGATTGTAATGCCGTTTTACAACTGTTCCTATGTGGATCAGGCAATTGAGAGTGCACTGGCACAAACCTATGATAACGTAGAGATCATTGTAGTTGATGACGGATCTACTTCTTATACGGAAAAAATAAAACCCTATATGAACCAATTAACATATATCAGGAAAGAAAATGGTGGTACAGCTACCGCTTTAAATCGAGGTATACAAGAAGCCACTGGAGATTATCTTGTATGGCTTAGTTCTGATGATGTGTTTTATCCAGAAAAAGTTGCTAAACAAATGACATTTACTCAAGACAATAAGGCATTAATCAGCTTCACTAATTTTGATATTATTGACAACGAAAACAATGTAACCATGAAATGGGGAGGGTATCGATTAAAGGATGACGCCGAATTTTACAAACGATTTTTGCTGACGAATATTGTGAACGGATGTACAGTTATGATAAAAAAAGATTTGTTCGATCAATTCGGATTATTTAAGCCAGAGTATCGCTACACACAGGATTACGAAATGTGGTATCGATTAATCGTGAAAGGATATAAATTTCATTACTTAGATGAAGTGCTTACTAATTTCCGCAGACACGAAGAGTCCGGTACAAATAAACACTTACCTGAGCTTTACAAAGAAATGCATAAAATTGAACAAATTTATCGTCCACAATTATTAAAATTATTTAATATTAAATAA
- a CDS encoding glycosyltransferase family 4 protein yields MYSDETNEELECGKKMKNQHSELVEKTALSLDQPENINILFVYYVPSGGVETLNRQRSAVLQSHHINPHFLYYEKRRELVNDHGAPTYITKDVNDLKEILAKNNYSALVVTSDFDILPVFRSLGFRGKIILEIQGYGPKSVAKSVLQSAVPTVMKHADAFLTPKTPHIVELIDEFYPTVPTFHFNNSFDTKQFGYVPSSEKNSPIIAWIGRIEDNKNWREFLQIGKEMIQYNSNIQLYMYEDPTISTPTERNAFNLMIKELGLEDSLTIHANVPHEKMAEHFSRIGDSGGFLCSTSKVEGAPLSILEAMSCRCPVLTTDSDGVKSSVIHNQTGKYYTLGNVTEAVEQAKELMSNHSSRNAIIKNADSHLQTSFSPECYGQNFVKMLHDLGVK; encoded by the coding sequence ATGTATTCGGATGAAACAAATGAGGAATTAGAATGTGGTAAGAAAATGAAAAACCAACACAGTGAATTAGTCGAGAAAACAGCTCTTTCACTCGACCAACCTGAGAACATAAATATATTATTCGTATATTATGTCCCAAGCGGGGGAGTAGAGACATTAAATCGTCAAAGATCAGCTGTACTTCAATCTCATCATATAAACCCGCATTTTCTGTATTATGAAAAAAGACGAGAACTTGTGAATGATCATGGTGCTCCAACTTATATTACCAAGGATGTTAATGACTTGAAAGAAATCCTTGCAAAGAATAATTACAGTGCTTTAGTAGTGACTTCAGACTTTGATATCCTGCCAGTCTTCCGTTCATTAGGATTCCGAGGAAAGATAATTCTAGAAATTCAAGGATACGGGCCAAAAAGTGTGGCTAAATCAGTGCTTCAATCGGCTGTTCCTACCGTAATGAAGCACGCTGATGCTTTTTTAACACCGAAAACACCTCATATAGTAGAATTGATAGACGAATTCTATCCGACTGTTCCGACATTTCATTTTAACAACTCATTTGATACGAAACAGTTTGGTTATGTACCTTCAAGTGAAAAAAATTCTCCCATTATTGCTTGGATTGGACGTATTGAGGATAATAAAAATTGGAGGGAATTCTTGCAGATTGGCAAGGAAATGATTCAGTATAATTCCAATATACAGTTGTATATGTATGAAGATCCTACGATCAGCACACCAACAGAGCGGAATGCATTCAATCTCATGATAAAAGAGCTTGGTTTAGAAGACAGTCTTACCATCCATGCGAATGTACCACATGAAAAAATGGCGGAGCATTTTTCAAGAATTGGTGATTCTGGAGGATTTTTATGTTCTACTTCAAAGGTAGAAGGCGCACCATTATCGATTTTGGAAGCAATGAGCTGCCGTTGTCCAGTGTTGACAACAGATTCTGACGGAGTAAAAAGTTCTGTTATTCATAATCAGACTGGAAAATATTATACACTAGGAAATGTAACAGAAGCTGTGGAACAAGCGAAAGAACTGATGTCCAATCATTCATCAAGAAACGCCATTATTAAAAATGCAGACAGTCATTTGCAAACAAGTTTTAGTCCGGAATGCTATGGACAAAACTTTGTAAAGATGTTGCATGACTTAGGAGTAAAATGA
- the wecB gene encoding non-hydrolyzing UDP-N-acetylglucosamine 2-epimerase, which yields MKIMTVLGTRPEIIRLSLIIKKLDQFADQHILVHTGQNFTATLNDVFFDELDVRKPDYVLGTNQLTLGEQLSLLFKDLEKIISKEKPDKVLVLGDTNSGLSAILSERMGIPVVHMEAGNRCFDLEVPEEKNRKIIDAVSSCNLPYTPNSKENLLREGIQPNRVFLSGNPIYEVLEHNRSKIEQSTILDRLQLKEDGYFLATFHRAENVDHAGKLAEILKGLNMVADIFQKKIICSVHPRTQSRIEASSGLPEHPLVEFHEPFGFFDFVKLEKNCLCALTDSGTVQEECCLFHIPTVTIRKTTERPETIECGSNMLSGIDAQQIALSTRVMIKQPRDWTFPEGYDHRNVSDKVIKIVMGGMNYV from the coding sequence TTGAAAATCATGACTGTTTTAGGTACGAGACCGGAAATTATCAGGTTAAGTCTTATAATAAAAAAGCTAGATCAATTTGCTGACCAACATATCCTAGTCCATACTGGCCAGAATTTCACGGCTACACTCAACGATGTCTTTTTCGATGAATTAGATGTGCGTAAGCCTGATTATGTGTTAGGAACAAACCAACTTACATTAGGTGAGCAGTTATCTCTTTTATTTAAAGACCTCGAAAAGATTATTTCAAAAGAAAAACCAGATAAAGTACTCGTCTTAGGCGATACCAACAGTGGTTTAAGCGCCATTCTATCAGAAAGAATGGGAATTCCTGTTGTCCATATGGAAGCGGGAAACCGCTGTTTTGATTTGGAAGTACCGGAAGAAAAGAACCGAAAAATCATCGATGCCGTCTCTAGTTGCAATCTACCCTACACTCCCAACAGTAAAGAAAATCTTCTAAGAGAAGGCATACAACCTAACCGTGTCTTTCTATCCGGCAATCCGATATATGAAGTATTAGAGCATAACCGGTCCAAAATTGAACAAAGCACCATACTTGACCGGCTCCAATTAAAGGAAGACGGTTATTTTCTAGCAACCTTTCACCGAGCAGAAAATGTGGATCATGCTGGTAAATTAGCAGAAATACTTAAAGGATTGAATATGGTCGCAGATATATTTCAAAAGAAAATTATTTGCAGCGTACATCCCAGAACACAATCTCGGATCGAGGCAAGTTCGGGATTACCTGAACACCCTCTAGTTGAATTTCATGAGCCATTCGGATTTTTTGATTTTGTCAAATTAGAGAAAAACTGTCTTTGTGCCTTAACCGACAGTGGCACGGTACAAGAAGAATGTTGTTTATTTCACATTCCTACCGTAACAATTCGAAAAACAACCGAAAGACCAGAAACTATCGAATGCGGCAGTAACATGTTGTCTGGCATTGATGCACAACAAATTGCTCTGTCGACTCGCGTAATGATCAAACAACCACGAGATTGGACTTTTCCAGAAGGTTATGATCACCGCAATGTATCGGATAAAGTAATTAAAATTGTCATGGGAGGCATGAATTATGTTTAA
- a CDS encoding putative holin-like toxin, translating to MVLFSFGTMLIALLALIVSIINKK from the coding sequence ATGGTGCTTTTTTCATTTGGCACAATGCTTATCGCACTACTCGCTTTGATTGTTTCGATAATCAATAAAAAATAG
- a CDS encoding NAD-dependent epimerase/dehydratase family protein: MDLIAVSNNKKLLITGANGFTGQHACSYFHKKGFDITAVSHSTSKQENQISWVRCNLTEQDQVKHLINSTKPDYVLHLAGQNDVSHSWKKPVQSIETNMLATLYLLEAIREVVPLCRIVVVGSTLQFNPLSKSTLKHPYGLSKTLQSLVAQSWVPLYNMEIIIANPTNLIGPGPSNGVCSIIAENLAKTESMNTPSPLEINLQAQRDFLDVRDAITAYHLLLLKGSAGEIYNVTTGKNRTLGEIVKHFQSMSSSDFHVGSKTTNQADIQPVVNPARLHELGWEPTISLKTSLSDTLHYYRRRNSSA, from the coding sequence TTGGATTTGATTGCAGTGTCCAATAATAAGAAGTTGCTTATTACCGGAGCTAACGGTTTCACCGGACAGCACGCCTGTAGTTATTTTCATAAAAAAGGGTTTGACATAACTGCTGTTTCCCATTCAACGAGTAAACAAGAAAATCAAATTAGCTGGGTCAGGTGTAATCTCACTGAACAGGATCAGGTAAAACATTTAATAAATAGTACGAAGCCAGATTACGTATTACATTTAGCTGGACAAAATGATGTTAGTCACTCCTGGAAAAAACCAGTCCAATCGATAGAAACCAATATGCTTGCTACCTTATATCTATTGGAGGCGATTCGAGAAGTCGTTCCATTATGCCGAATTGTTGTCGTTGGATCAACGCTGCAGTTTAATCCTTTGTCAAAGAGTACGTTAAAACATCCATATGGCTTAAGCAAAACATTGCAAAGTCTGGTTGCACAGTCATGGGTACCGTTGTACAACATGGAAATTATTATTGCTAATCCTACCAACTTGATCGGACCAGGTCCTTCTAATGGAGTCTGTTCCATTATCGCGGAAAATCTAGCAAAAACGGAAAGTATGAACACCCCATCCCCACTCGAAATCAATTTACAAGCACAACGCGATTTTCTCGATGTTCGTGATGCGATTACGGCATATCATCTCTTACTGCTAAAAGGATCTGCTGGTGAAATATACAATGTCACAACTGGCAAAAATCGAACTCTTGGTGAAATTGTGAAACACTTTCAATCAATGTCCAGCAGTGATTTTCATGTTGGTTCAAAGACTACGAATCAAGCAGACATTCAACCAGTGGTAAATCCTGCTCGTTTACATGAACTAGGTTGGGAACCCACCATATCACTCAAAACATCATTATCAGATACACTTCATTATTACCGGAGACGGAACTCATCAGCGTAA
- a CDS encoding glycosyltransferase family 4 protein, with the protein MKILLATFWAVPHVGGVWNYMMQLKDQYEQQGHQVDLMGFNEGNTIVHIWNKQRQIEKNAIQDEVQTAFAIREKQSSAIQQDQYVRYYELQRCIYEIAARKLDITHYDLIHTQDVISSACINRIRPDTIPQVSSIHGSAAQELKDAVTRVFKSPTAEIACRYFDEMEKEGAMAAEYTIVANHWLKRIFMKEYQIPKNKLRVLHYGYDIETFIQKMSEKTEIERPADKKLILFTGRIIEKKGVYDLVEALRILKKEYDGWVCWIVGEGPDRNDLQEKVKQYGLQENVYFFGNRRDIPYLLSLADIFVLPSQLDNQPLSVIEAQLAGKAIITSNAGGLPEMVQDGKTGLITRMGNSQHLFEQMKRLLEDPLLREHLGKNVREWALKHWKINKAIKKVFHIYQEAIKKKERAIKKDN; encoded by the coding sequence ATGAAAATCTTATTGGCCACATTTTGGGCTGTTCCGCATGTCGGTGGTGTGTGGAATTATATGATGCAATTAAAAGATCAATATGAACAACAGGGTCATCAGGTGGATCTTATGGGGTTCAATGAGGGAAATACGATCGTTCATATATGGAATAAGCAAAGGCAAATAGAGAAGAATGCAATACAGGATGAAGTACAGACAGCATTTGCAATTCGTGAGAAGCAATCTTCGGCTATCCAGCAAGACCAATATGTTAGATACTATGAGTTGCAACGCTGTATTTATGAAATTGCAGCGCGAAAGCTGGACATTACTCATTATGATTTGATCCATACTCAAGATGTCATATCTAGTGCTTGTATAAATCGAATCAGACCTGATACGATACCACAAGTTTCCAGTATTCATGGCTCGGCGGCACAAGAATTGAAAGATGCAGTTACGAGGGTTTTTAAATCACCTACAGCTGAAATTGCTTGTCGTTATTTTGATGAAATGGAAAAGGAAGGGGCAATGGCTGCTGAATATACAATCGTTGCTAATCATTGGCTCAAAAGAATATTCATGAAAGAATATCAAATACCTAAAAATAAACTTCGAGTTCTTCATTATGGTTACGACATTGAAACGTTCATTCAGAAAATGTCGGAAAAAACGGAGATTGAGCGTCCTGCGGATAAGAAGCTGATTTTGTTTACAGGTAGAATTATTGAAAAAAAAGGTGTCTATGATTTGGTTGAGGCGCTAAGAATATTAAAGAAAGAGTATGATGGATGGGTTTGCTGGATAGTAGGGGAAGGGCCGGATCGGAATGATTTACAAGAGAAAGTGAAGCAATATGGTTTACAAGAGAATGTTTATTTTTTTGGTAATCGTCGAGATATTCCATATTTGTTATCATTAGCAGATATTTTTGTTCTGCCGAGTCAATTGGATAATCAACCGTTGTCAGTTATTGAGGCACAACTGGCAGGGAAAGCGATCATCACCAGTAATGCTGGAGGTCTTCCTGAAATGGTCCAAGATGGCAAAACAGGCTTAATCACAAGAATGGGTAATTCGCAACACTTATTTGAGCAGATGAAAAGATTATTAGAAGATCCGTTATTAAGGGAACATCTAGGGAAAAACGTGAGAGAATGGGCGTTAAAACATTGGAAAATAAACAAAGCGATCAAAAAGGTTTTCCATATTTATCAGGAGGCAATTAAGAAAAAGGAGCGTGCCATAAAGAAAGATAACTAA
- a CDS encoding TetR/AcrR family transcriptional regulator gives MNDTRKKIIDAAHSLFVKKGFAASSVQDILDKAEISKGTFYNHFHSKNDCLLAILSFVEEQIDTERQKIAIGKEKDNEEVFIEQVAMKMTMNREHNMMTVFQTVSISEDEQLKAYMHRAHAKELKWLAQRIADIYPAKGSHYTMDHAIMLLGSIHSFQFVAKLGSGQTPSIEKVIRYVLRRIKSMLDDQIKTQETFFQRHWLDHDFTNEKDQQQTLFQQLKQLDTDLQSNGNETKLAYVQFLINELQAEEPKYFLIESVCQSMLQAFTDSSLEHEIQQVVHLIHKLHL, from the coding sequence ATGAACGATACACGAAAAAAAATCATTGATGCTGCCCACTCCTTATTTGTCAAAAAAGGATTTGCAGCTTCTTCTGTACAAGACATATTAGACAAGGCTGAGATTTCGAAAGGAACTTTTTACAATCATTTTCATTCAAAAAATGACTGTTTACTCGCCATCCTTTCCTTCGTAGAAGAACAAATAGATACAGAACGTCAAAAAATCGCTATTGGTAAAGAAAAAGACAATGAAGAAGTCTTCATCGAGCAAGTCGCGATGAAAATGACAATGAACCGCGAGCATAATATGATGACGGTGTTTCAAACAGTTTCCATATCTGAAGATGAACAACTGAAAGCTTATATGCACAGAGCCCATGCGAAAGAACTCAAATGGCTGGCTCAAAGAATTGCAGATATTTATCCTGCCAAAGGAAGCCATTACACAATGGATCATGCGATTATGTTACTCGGCAGTATTCACAGCTTCCAGTTTGTTGCTAAATTAGGATCTGGTCAGACACCATCCATTGAGAAAGTCATTCGCTATGTACTTAGACGAATTAAGTCGATGCTTGACGATCAAATAAAGACACAAGAAACGTTCTTCCAACGACATTGGTTAGATCACGACTTCACAAATGAAAAAGATCAGCAACAGACACTTTTTCAGCAGTTAAAACAATTAGATACCGATTTACAAAGTAATGGTAACGAAACAAAGCTTGCCTATGTTCAATTTCTTATTAATGAATTACAAGCAGAGGAACCAAAATATTTCTTGATCGAAAGCGTCTGCCAATCCATGTTGCAAGCCTTTACTGATTCATCATTAGAACATGAGATTCAGCAAGTGGTCCATCTGATTCACAAATTACATTTATAG
- a CDS encoding NAD-dependent epimerase/dehydratase family protein, translated as MKTFVTGGAGFIGSHLVDHLIQQNHEVHIIDDLSSGKRSYLQPQAIFHHIDIRSDQAGDLIREEKPDILFHLAAQADVTRSIEDPRFDADVNINGTIQLLRACNDAEVQKFIFSSTSAVYGNLQKELITEEDRAIPFSYYGLSKLSAEFYIQLFHQLYQLPYVILRYGNVYGPRQTAKGEGGVIAVFMEKIRNELPLMIHGDGAQSRDFVYVDDVVHANIAAMASEQNGMVQISTGKRTSINQLVESLSSLHPKPLETLHKPGRIGDIKHSCLANQKAFDLLKWKPKTEIAQGIQYTYSYYQS; from the coding sequence ATGAAAACATTCGTAACGGGTGGAGCAGGATTTATCGGGTCTCACCTTGTCGACCATTTAATACAACAAAACCATGAAGTGCACATCATCGATGATTTATCATCCGGGAAAAGATCTTATCTGCAGCCACAGGCTATTTTTCACCACATCGATATCCGCAGTGATCAAGCGGGTGATTTAATTAGGGAAGAAAAACCAGATATACTCTTCCACCTGGCAGCTCAAGCTGATGTGACAAGATCTATTGAAGACCCAAGATTTGATGCTGATGTAAATATTAATGGAACGATACAATTATTAAGGGCTTGCAATGATGCAGAGGTACAAAAATTCATCTTTTCTTCCACTTCCGCAGTTTATGGCAATTTACAGAAGGAATTAATTACGGAAGAAGATCGTGCCATTCCCTTCTCCTATTATGGATTATCGAAATTAAGCGCAGAATTCTATATTCAGTTATTTCATCAACTGTACCAGCTTCCGTATGTCATTCTTCGCTACGGAAATGTCTACGGTCCGCGTCAGACTGCTAAAGGTGAAGGAGGCGTGATTGCTGTTTTTATGGAAAAAATCAGAAACGAACTGCCTTTAATGATTCATGGTGATGGAGCACAATCCCGAGATTTCGTCTATGTTGATGATGTGGTGCATGCTAATATAGCAGCAATGGCAAGCGAACAGAACGGTATGGTACAAATAAGTACTGGTAAACGAACTTCCATCAATCAGCTCGTAGAATCGCTATCTTCTCTACACCCTAAACCACTTGAAACACTTCATAAACCAGGAAGAATAGGCGACATCAAGCATAGCTGCCTTGCCAACCAAAAGGCATTTGACTTGTTGAAATGGAAACCAAAAACAGAAATCGCACAAGGAATTCAATATACGTATTCCTATTATCAATCGTAA
- a CDS encoding MarR family winged helix-turn-helix transcriptional regulator translates to MNTNIFKLIHMIEKINNEHIIHFTKAYSYPLGISPILALSELRSHGPLKQVELANTKGAMTNIATKLVNLGLAVRQPDEQDKRTIRMVITPEGEKALSEAQAIGKKLFMDIFEVLSEEELNQYLMIQEKLLEAVTKND, encoded by the coding sequence GTGAACACAAATATTTTTAAATTAATCCATATGATTGAAAAAATAAACAATGAACACATCATTCACTTTACAAAAGCTTATTCCTATCCGCTTGGCATTTCGCCGATCTTAGCATTGTCTGAGTTACGCTCACACGGTCCTTTAAAACAGGTAGAGCTTGCCAATACAAAAGGAGCCATGACAAATATTGCGACAAAACTCGTAAATCTCGGTCTTGCTGTTCGACAACCAGATGAACAAGATAAACGTACCATACGTATGGTGATCACACCTGAAGGAGAAAAAGCCCTTTCTGAGGCACAGGCGATAGGCAAAAAATTATTTATGGACATCTTTGAAGTATTAAGTGAAGAAGAGCTGAACCAATATTTAATGATTCAGGAGAAATTATTAGAAGCTGTAACCAAAAACGACTAA
- a CDS encoding sulfotransferase family 2 domain-containing protein produces the protein MLEKQKYIDKLLSWPPPLYDEEFPLIFFWRPKGGCTSLIKWYFYQIGLLQTALDYDPWVHLYREEQFYRQKDYKENVRKELLKGEKKVYKLVRNPYRRAVSSFLSMIGNEQIRESVFPGVNTGISFKQFLHQVKRLGVSGDKIDLHIAEQYEEGEEYFIDRYLKLEDFNEQIPLIEKQFNLAVSPLSEITRSPHHMKQKMKETKEIHFSDVPITIKDLDNIPKYDQFYDEETEHLVADLYAKDFKRFGYAK, from the coding sequence TTGCTAGAAAAACAAAAGTATATTGATAAGTTATTGAGCTGGCCACCACCATTATACGACGAAGAATTTCCACTAATATTTTTTTGGAGACCAAAAGGAGGCTGTACCTCTTTAATCAAGTGGTATTTTTATCAAATCGGCTTACTTCAAACGGCATTAGATTATGATCCATGGGTTCATTTATACCGTGAAGAACAATTTTACAGGCAAAAGGATTATAAAGAAAACGTAAGGAAAGAGCTATTAAAAGGAGAGAAAAAAGTATATAAACTGGTTCGCAATCCATATAGAAGAGCTGTTAGTTCCTTCTTAAGCATGATAGGGAATGAACAGATTCGAGAGAGCGTGTTTCCTGGAGTCAATACCGGAATTTCCTTTAAGCAATTTTTGCACCAAGTAAAGCGGCTTGGAGTGAGCGGTGATAAAATTGATCTACACATAGCGGAACAATACGAAGAAGGGGAAGAATATTTTATTGACCGTTATCTAAAACTGGAAGACTTCAACGAACAAATCCCGCTAATTGAAAAGCAATTTAACTTAGCAGTCTCTCCCCTGTCAGAAATTACTCGTTCACCTCATCACATGAAGCAAAAAATGAAAGAAACGAAGGAGATTCACTTTTCGGATGTTCCCATCACGATTAAGGATCTAGATAACATACCGAAATATGATCAATTTTATGACGAAGAAACAGAACATTTAGTTGCTGACTTATATGCGAAAGATTTTAAGAGATTCGGCTATGCTAAATAA